GTGGCGAGCTTCATGGCAGCAGCTCCTTCAGCTCATCGGCGTAGCGGCCGTCGAGGAGGATGAAGACCATCCGCGCCATCTGCTCGGTGCGGTTGCTCCAGGCATGGTTGGTGCCGCGCTGCACCACGATGTCGCCGCGCCTGAGATGCACCTCTTCATCGTCCAGCACCAGCCAGACCTCACCCTCGGTGACTATGCCGTAGTCCAGGGTCTGGGTACGGTGCATCAGCTTGTGCTTCGAGTCGGCCTTGCCGGTGCCAGCGTGGGATTCACCGATTTCGGCGAAGACCGCCGCGGCGTCTTCGGCACTGACCTGGTTCTGCACGCTGTCCGGTGGAATGTCCACTACGCGGATGACGCTGCCCAGCGGCCCTGGGCTCAATTGCAGCGGCTGTGCGGTGGGATCGTCGCCGCTGTCCAGCGGCGCGGGGCTGCCGCGGCTGTTCCATACCTCATAGAACAAGGTGCCGGGCACCGCCTTGAGCGGGAAGTTGTTCGGCGTCGGCCCGCAGCTTGCGACCACCGCCTGACCCTGGGCATCGTGGCCGGTGACCACGCGTTTGAATGGGGGAAGCTCTTGCATGTTGTCTCCTTTCAATTGCCGTCGCCGATGGTCGTGCCACCGTCGACGATGAGGTTCTGTCCGCTGATGAAGGCTCCGCCGGGGGCTGCCAGCAGCAAGGCCAGGGCAGCCACCTCTTCAGGCCGGCCGACCCGGCGCAGCGGCGTGAGTGCCAGGCGGCGCTGCATGACTTCGGGGTTGTCGGTGAGCGGGCGGGCGAAGTCGGTGTGGATCACCCCGGGGCTGATGGCGTTGACGCGGATGTTCGCCGGCCCCCACTCCACCGCCAGGTTGCGCGCCAGTTGGGCAAGGCCGGCCTTGGACAGGCCGTACAGGCCCAGGCCCTTGTTGCCGCGCACACTGGCAATGCTGGCCATCAGCACGACGCTGCCGCCGCCGTGCTCGGCCATGACCGGCAACAGCGCAGCAGTCAGCCACAGCGCACTGCGCAGGTTGACAGTAAAGGTCAGCTCCCAGTCGGCATCGCTGGCGCTGCCCAGCGGCCCCATGTGCGGTGCGACGCCAGCGTTGCAGACCAGCACATCCAGCCGGCCGAGATGTTCCAGAGCCCGATGCGCCAGTGCATGAACGGCGTGCGCATCACACAGGTCGGCGGGCACGGCCATGACGTCGATGCCCTCCTCCGTCAGCGTATTGACCACTCGCGCGCAGTCTTCGGCGTTCTCGCTGCTGATCACCAGGCGCGCGCCAGCGCGGCCATATTCGCGGGCGATGGCCAGACCGATGCCACGGGTAGCGCCAGTAATCAGCGCAGCCTTGCCGGCCAGGGAGAACAGCGCGCTCATGCCTGGCTCGCCAGCAGGCCGGCAATGATTCGCCGGGCACGGTTGGCGCCGGCATCGACATGAATGTCGACCATCGACCGCTCGCCAAAACGCAGCAGGTTGCGGTACTGCGCCTCGATCACCTGCTTGTCTTCATCGAAGGTCAGGCGGGTCTGCTCCAGTACCCGGCGCAGGTTCTCCTCCGGGGCGGCCACGGGGTTGGTCGCCTGAGTCCAGAAGTAGTGGCAGGTTTCCTTGGTTTCAGGAGTCACGCCGTGGAAG
The Pseudomonas triclosanedens DNA segment above includes these coding regions:
- a CDS encoding cupin domain-containing protein, which produces MQELPPFKRVVTGHDAQGQAVVASCGPTPNNFPLKAVPGTLFYEVWNSRGSPAPLDSGDDPTAQPLQLSPGPLGSVIRVVDIPPDSVQNQVSAEDAAAVFAEIGESHAGTGKADSKHKLMHRTQTLDYGIVTEGEVWLVLDDEEVHLRRGDIVVQRGTNHAWSNRTEQMARMVFILLDGRYADELKELLP
- a CDS encoding SDR family NAD(P)-dependent oxidoreductase, with amino-acid sequence MSALFSLAGKAALITGATRGIGLAIAREYGRAGARLVISSENAEDCARVVNTLTEEGIDVMAVPADLCDAHAVHALAHRALEHLGRLDVLVCNAGVAPHMGPLGSASDADWELTFTVNLRSALWLTAALLPVMAEHGGGSVVLMASIASVRGNKGLGLYGLSKAGLAQLARNLAVEWGPANIRVNAISPGVIHTDFARPLTDNPEVMQRRLALTPLRRVGRPEEVAALALLLAAPGGAFISGQNLIVDGGTTIGDGN